From the genome of Candidatus Defluviilinea proxima:
GTACTTGTCTGAATCGTCAAAAGAGCTATTAAGTTTGGTATTGTGATTCAATGGTGACTCACAACTATTATTGAAATCTATAGCCTGATTGTATTCCCAAGTTCCGCCCCACGACTCCCACCACTTATCACGGTACATATCAACATACCAGCCATTTGGCAAACTGAAAGTTGGTGGAACACCTGCGCTTGGGTTTCCATAATACAGGTAATATGACGTATCAGTTCCGGGATAAATATCTGAGAGCAATTGGAACTCGACATCCCAGCTAGACGCATAAATACGCTGCACTTCCTGCCATGTATTTGCGGAAAGACGTCGAACAACTCGTAGGTCATTGTGATCCGCGCGTATTTTCCCTTCTGCGACCAGAGTTTCTAGGTCTATCCCGTCAACTTTAATGAGCATCCCAGCTTTCAAGTCATCATTCGTCGTAATTACCAATGGGCGTCGGTATAAGTAGGTGCTATCCCATGAATATCCTGTTTGGATCGGAAGTGCTGGAATAGACTGAGGAACGGATGTAGGCTGTTGAGGATCGTATAATGGTGGAGACAGAGTAAAGTGTATGGTATTCCCGAAGCCACTCTCTGCACCACGGCTATCTCTAGCCTTGACATGCCACTGATAACCAAAATATTGACCATAGATAGTAGTTGGACGCCAACAAGTTCCGTTGATCCAACCACTATTATCTAGCACGGCACTCTGATAAATCTCAGCATAATATTGGACCGAGTCACCATCCGGATCGCCAACAGCACTCCAACATAATTCGGGAGCTTGTTGGCTGTGAATTTCAGCCCAATCGTTGGGGGCCAGTGGTGTGGGGGATGAAGGGGCACGATTCGGCATCCCCACACTAATATGAATAATCGCTTGAGGTCCAATATGGTTTCCGCCAACCCGCAATTGCCAAACAACTTGATAATTGCCAGGTGAATTCGGCGCCGTCATTTGAAAGCCAGCATCATTACTTACATTAAACGTATAAGTCTGTCCCGTGCCAACGTAGCTCTTGACAGCTTGAACCGGCCAGGCACCAAGTGTATTGCTCTGATCTTCAGGCGTAGCATGGAGATGGTCGCCACGTGCAGGGTCAAGATAGCCAGAGGTTACACGAATTGTTACCGATGGGTTGAATTTTTCTCCAGGCTGAACATTATGATTGGAAACACTTACCAACTCAATACCGTTTTGAGCAGGCGGTGGTGGGTTTCCTACGTTAAGCCATATAATTGATGCTTGTTGGGACTGTCCAGCAGTCAGATTGGCTGATACTTGGCCAGAAATGCCATTGATGGTAGCAGAGATTGTTACTGAACCAGCAGGCACACTATCAAACCCATAAGCTCCCGATGTATCTGTAGTAGTTGTAGATGTAAACGCACCATTTGAAAGGGTCACATTAGCGCCGCTAACCAACTGGCCTGAAGAATACTTAACTAATCCTCCAATTCCTCCGCCTAACCAACAATGTAACTGTAACAGATTATCAGGGTGTTCACTTATATACAGATCGGAAAAACGAGAATCTAAAGGGTCTAGTAGCCATCGTTTCTCAACAAGTACACGATAAGTATTTGCTGGTACTATATTTCCATTCCACGTGTCTGTCCCAGGTTCCTGAACCACCCAATCGTCTACATCAGATTGAGGAAGCCAACTTTGATTAGTAAATACATGTATGGTTCCATCTTCTTTTCTAACAAACATAGGTGCAGGCGAGGGGATATGCAAATCAATAAAATAATGAGGTTCGGGGATATTTAAAAAGTTTGGTATCCGTACCGAACCTTGTCTAGCGGAGTCTACCAGGCAAGTGCCTTCATATTGAGTTTGGATAACTGGGTTTACTGGCAAAGGTACACCTGTCATTCCAAGTGTAGAAAATAACATTCCTGTGAGTACAATTCCTTCCATGAATTTACGCATCAGAGAAACCCATACAACTTTTTTGCTAGGCTTTGATTTATTAGATATGTTCATGTTGTTTCTCCTTCAAATGTTATAGCTGGACAATTAGTAAATTATCATCAGTTGCATAGTACTCCTAAAAGTTTTTTTGTGATGCAATTACACTGTAAAAGCACTGTATAATCACTGCAATTCGCTATCAGGGCTGTACAATGAATTCTATTCCTATACCTGACGAAATAATAACCGACATAGGTGATGCTTTAGCCAATTTGAATTCGCCGCTTCAGCTAGGTGAATCCAAATTGCTTTCATTCAACATAGTTATCAAGTATGAACAAGAAAATCCAGCGGCATTGCCGTATCAAGCCTTAAAAGCTGTACTGGCTAATATTCTAGAAACACTTGAAAAAGAGAACCCAGACTATGCTGATATTCTGCGTGGTAGATTCTGGGAAGGGTTAAGCCCCAAGGATATGATAGCAAAAGGACGCCCGAAACGATGGGCAGAAAGGACTTTTTATAATTACCTGAGGAAAGCTAAAGATGAGTTCTTTTCTCTTTTCTGGCAGAGGGAGCAGAGCATCACACAAAATATTCAATCTGAATCATCAGTTTCTTTAGATGTAAAGGAAATGAATTCTGAAGAAAATAATAACAATGGAGAGCCGAGAGTATTTAGTCGTTTAGTGCTGATCCTTCTTTTGGTTGCTTTTGCTGTTGGCGCATTATTTTTTATCATTTCAAATAGCGGCAAGAAATTACCCGTACAAACTTCAACGTCAACATTAACAGAAACATCAACGCCGGTAACATTGTCTCCAACAGCTACAGATGTTATTCCCGCTCCTACAAGCCAAATTTCAGTTTGTGGTGAAGCAAGCCAAACGCCGGTGGATTTAGGGCTTCCTAGGTTCATCAGAAGCCAAGGACTTAGCAACTTCAATACTGAAAATACACCAGGCATCCTGAATAACACTGTCCGCGCATTGGCTATTGATCAAACAGGGCTTTGGATTGGTTATTTTGCGTCTGACAATAATTCAACAACAGGGGTAGGACATTATGATAAGAAGAACTTGTTCAATTGCGATTTTTCGAAAATCGCTGGAAGTCAAAATATCAATTCAATCGTTGTAAGTCAATCAGGTACACTTTGGATAGGCACAGAAAAAAATGGGGTGTTGTCATTTGATGGTAAAGAATGGCACCACTATACAACCAATGACGGACTACCAAGCAATGAAGTATTCAAACTAGTTTTTGGTGATCAGGGAATTCTATGGGTTGGCACATGGGAAGGCGTGGCAAAGTTTGACGGGAAATATTGGAGTGTCCCATATCAAGTACAAAATGACACAATATTTAATAACCATGTGAGCTCAATTGAGTTTGATAGCGAACAAAACATATGGGTTGGACATATACGTGATGGGGTAAGTGAGTACCGACAGTCGGACAATAAATGGATTTACTATACAGTAACAACTGAAAACGGGTTGGCAGGAGATGAAATACGGAGTATCGTTATCCGTCGTGAAAACGCAGAAAATCCTGAATCAATTTGGTTTGCAACCATAGATGGTGGCATTAGCCGTTTCGAACAAGGAAAATGGACAGTTTATCGAGTGAAAGAAGGTCTCCCTAGCAATGATGTAAGAGCCTTAGCATTGGATCGCTATAATCGCATATGGGCTGCAACAGCAAAAGGCGTTGTTTATTTTGATAACAAAGTTTGGAAGGTCTATAATACTTTGGATACTTCCGTCATAGCAATCGGAAGCAGTTGTCCAGATGCTCCATGCCCGTTCGATGATGATCACGTTTGGACAGGTACACAAACAATGGGGCTTACTCATTCCCGCCTGCCTTTGCCAGACTCTGTCCTTAAAGTGACAAGTATTTGCTTTGTGACATTTGAAAGAGAGCGGACATGCCCATCACTTTCATTTGACACTTCATCGTCTACACCAATCGTAACGGCTGTGTATCCCACATCACTTAAAGTTGGAAATACTTTACGTTTTGAAATTACTGTTTCTCCTGAAGGAATATATGAACTTAGAGAAGATCGTGGCGATTTCATGTCCAATGCCGATGATAACGATTTCAATTTGTTTGGAGCCTGGCCAGTCATTGGGGTAAAAGGAACTATTGAAACAGGACAACCTTACACATTTACAGACTATGATAATCCGTTAGTTGCACCTAATCTACCTGATGGGGTACAAGAAAAGCAATTTGTTAGCACTTGGAGAATGTGGATGCATACAAGGTATGTAGGACCTGTCATTCAATTGATATTTACTGTAAAAAATAATTAACGCTTAGGAGAGATTGCCATGAGGAGGAAGGGAGAGAGCGGCGGACCTAACCCCGAGAGTGGTGATTTTTCGGTGTGATGATAAATCCCGCTATCAAAATACTAGCGAGTTTCCCAGTAAAAGCGCGGTATAGTAGATGCGATCGAACAGGAGGTTCATTGTGAATATCTGGCAGAAAACCCAAAAGCGAATCAGAGATGGGTTCAATATGTTCTCAGGCATACTTGGATCTATTCGAAACGATCCAAACGCCTGGGAGGCGAGCATCCGCAGTTTTGAGGCACAGGATCGCCTTACCCCCGTTGCCCCCAATCAGAAGATCGTGTTTGTTGGTAGTTCCAGCTTTACGCTTTGGTCCACCATGGAACACGATTTGTCGCCTTTGCCGGTGCTTAACCGCGGGTTTGGCGGCGCAAAGATCAATGATGTCCTCAGGTATATGGATCGGATCGTGACTCCGTATCATCCACGCGCCGTTGTTCTATTTGCTGGGACAAATGATATCGCTCCACCTACACCGGCAACAGCCCAGCAGGTCTTTGACGGATATCTAGCCTTTGTCAAACATATGCAAGCAGCCTTGCCTGATGCGCCCATCTATTACGTGGCGATCACTCCTTCCGCCTCCCGCTGGAAACTCTGGTCCATTGCCAGTGAAGCCAATCATCTGATCCATGAACACACAAAGTCTGACTCGCGCCTGCGCTTCATTGATCTGACCGATCACCTGCTTGGTCTAGACGGAAAACCGAATCGCAGTCTCTATCGCTTCGACCAGCTGCATCCCAACCAAAAAGGCTATGCCCAATGGACGGCAGTCATCAAGCCGCGGCTTATCAGCGATGGGTTCGGTGCTGACCATCCTGAAAGACACAAGTAAATCCCCTCCTCAATGCCTGGCTCCGCAGGGACTTCACCCGGGTAATGGTTATGCTCGGTGGGATGACTTGTCCCTTCGCGAAGCACACCTTTGAGGCTCCCACGGGAGATGGCATTTTATTGTCCGCTTTTCGACCCCCACCCAGCCTCCCCCAAATCCGACGATATAAACTTTGAATCCGCATGTATGGACTGGGGACATGGTAAACACACGTTCGGAGACATAGTATACATATTTTGTAGAATCGGCAGATGGACCAGAGGAGGTCGTTATGCCGTGGAAAGCGAAAACAACTATGTCTCAACGCCAGGAATTTGTTGAATTAGCCTTGAAAGAAAATGCAAACATACGAGCCTTATGTCGAGAATTTGGCATCACTCCACGGACAGGCTACAAGTGGATAAAGCGCTACCGAGAAGAAGGCGCTAATGGATTGTATGATCGTAGCCGCCGTCCACAGCATAGCCCGCTAAAAAGTAGTTCTATCCTTGAAGAAGCAGTGCTTAAAGTACGACGTGCTCATCCAACCTGGGGAGGCAGAAAGATCCAATGGAAGTTAGTTCAGGACGGGATCAAACTACCACCCGCTGCCAGTACCATCACTGCCATCTTGTCTCGCAATGAAATGTTGGATTGTAAGGAGAGCATCAAGCATAGTCCTGTCCAAAGGTTTGAGATGGAATATCCAAACCAATTATGGCAAATGGATTTCAAAGGTCATTTTGAAATGGCGAATGGTTTATTGTGCCATCCCCTCACGGTGATCGATGATCATTCTCGGTTTCTGATAGGGCTGAAAGCATGCCCCTATCAGCATTCCAGAGCCGTGCGGGAACATTTGAAAGATATTTTTAGTTGCTATGGGTTACCCGAACGAATGCTGATGGATAATGGTGCAATTTGGAAAGGGTTCCACACAAAGCTTACTTCTTGGTTGGTACGTTTGGGTATTCAGGTGGTGCATGGTCGTATTCATCATCCCCAGACACAAGGGAAGGACGAGCGATTACATAGAACCCTAAAGAATGAGTTGCTAATTCGTCAGCCATTTTACGACTTGGACGATTGCCAATACAAATTTGATGTTTGGAGAAATAGTTATAACTACGAGCGTCCTCATCAAGCCTTGGATATGCAGCCCCCCGGTTCACATTACCAACCCAGCTCCCGAACTTTCACAGGAAATTTTCCGCCTATTGAATATGAAGCAAACGATATCCTTAGAAAAATAGATTGTCTTGGAAAGTTGCAATACCTGGGCCGGAAATTTCGTATTGGAAAAGCATTTAAGAAAACGCTTGTGGCTCTCCGACCCACCGAGATGGACGGCGTTCTTAATGTGTTTTTCTTCAAACAAAGGATTGCTCAAATTAATCTTTTGGCAGATAATCCTTAACAAATCAATGCGTATACCATCTACCCGAACACCCGTATACCTTCTACCCAGTCCATACACCGCATTCAGACTTTAGCTTGTCGTATTTGGGGGAGGTGCCCGAAGGGCGGAGGGGGTCGGGGATACTTGGCGATGGGCATTATGTTGTCCGCTTTTCTACAGCAAAGGAATTCACCATTTGTATTTCATGAGAGAAAATGCTACACTCAATCCGAAATTTCCAGCCCGCATAAATATCCGTACCCATCCAAAGAGGAAACATGAAAGAATTGGACCTACGCCCCGATGCCCCCTGGCGTCAGCGTTTTCGCGCGACCGATATTCTTTCGGCAGTGGTTGCCCGGCAGAACCCAGACCGTGGTCTTGTTTGCACCAACAAAGATGGTGCCTATCAACTGTACGCATGGGATATTCCCTCCAACGAGTTGACACAGGTCACACATCAACCAGCGGGGGTTATGCTGGGAATCATCTCTCCAGACGGCAAATCCATTTATTATCTGAAGGATGAAGGTGGGAACGAGATCGGCCACTATGTCAAAGTTCCATTTGAAGGGGGGAACGATGAAGATATTTCTCCCAATATGCCTCCATACAGTTCATACGTCATCTTCCAAAGTTGGGCGGGAAACGTGCTGGGCTTCATCGCCGCAGGAAAAGATGGTTTCAACATCCATATAAAATCCAATGACGGAGAACCCGAACCAATTTACCATAGCGAAGACGTTATCGGGTCGCCTGTCCTTTCAAGTGATGGAAAATTCCTGGCGTTTCGTTCCTCCGAACGCACAAAGAGTATGGATAGATCCCTGCTGGTTCTCAACGTGGAAACCGCTGAAAAGGTCAATGAACTATGGGATGAAAACGCAAGCATAGGAACCCCGATCTTCTCCCCGGTCCGCGGAGATGCGCGATTGGTTTGTACTACAAGTCAATCAGGATTTGAACGTCCACTGATCTGGAATACATCCACTGGTGAAAGAATTCCGCTTCAAGTGGATGAAATTCCCGGTTCCATCTTCCCCCATGCCTGGTCCAACGACTCCAAACAGATACTACTCTGTCAGATCTATCAGGCACAATATCAACTATATCGTTACGATGTCGGCATGCATACCGTCACCAAACTGGAACACCCGGTCGGTACCGTTGGTGTTTTTACCGGTGCCTATTTTGCCGGGCAGAATGAGATCTGGGTTACCTGGCAAGATGCGGCGAATCCGTCCTGTCTGGTCGCGCTGGATGCAAAAACAGGGGCCCAAACCCGAATCATATTGGAAGCGGGCAGTGTGCCGCAGGGAAAACCCTTCCGGTCCATCACCCTTGTCTCTGAGAACGGAGACACCATTCAAGGGTGGCTCACCGTCCCCGATGGCGCTGGCCCCTTCCCCACGATCCTTGATACCCACGGCGGCCCAACATGGGTCATGTCATCCCTGTTCGATCCGGGCGCGCAATGTTGGGTGGACCATGGCTATGCCTACTTCACCCTCAATTACCATGGCTCGACCACCTTTGGAAAGAAATTTGAGAACTCAATTTGGGGTAATCTCGGTGACCTTGAGGTGCAGGATATGGCAGCTGCATGCAAATGGTTGACGGAAAATAAGATTGCCCGCCCCGATGCGATCTTATTAACCGGCATATCGTATGGAGGCTACCTGACCTTACAGGCGATCGGTCGGCGCCCAGAGTTGTGGGCGGGAGGCATGGCAGTCATCGCGATCGCTGATTGGAAAATCTCATATGAGGATGAGTCTGATGCCATGCGGGGAATACAGCGTGCTTATTTTGGCGGCACCCCGGAGGATGTACCGGATGCAATACGGAAGGGTTCTCCCATCACCTATGTTGAACAGGTCAGGGCTCCGCTTTTAGTGATCCAGGGTGAAAATGATACCAGTTGCCCTCCGCGCCAGATGAAAGTGTACGAGGAAAAATTGCTTGCCCTGGGCAAACAGATCGAAGTCCACTGGTTCAATGGCGGTCACAGTTCGCTAGATCAGGAACAACAGATCCAAAACCAGGAAAAAATGTTGAACTTTGCTTATCGTATTTTTGGGTAAGAAAATATAATACCCACGGTTATGATTGACATAACAAAATGTTCTCTCCTTTAAGAGAGGACATTTTGTTATGTGTTTTTCTGCGCTGAGGGGAAGGGTTAAAATAGAACATCGATCATCAAGGTCAATTAGATGATCGTTCCAAACCTATTTACAGCAAGATACATATTGGAGCAGGAGAAAATATGAAAAAGACGCTGGTCAGTCTGGTGATTCTGGTATTGTTTGTCGGGGCGTGTGCCGCACCTACTGCCGTCCCCACGGCAACCACTGTTCCCACCGAAACCGTCTCCGCACCAACTGAGTCGGTGGCCACTGAAATTCCGCAGGAGGATACAGCCTCCCGTTTGGAAAGACTCGGTGGGTATCCCTGCCCCGATAACAGCTTCACCTGTATCAACGTCACTGTACCGCTAGATCATTTTGATCCGCAAGATGGACGCACGATAGATGTGGTTTTTGCCGTCCAACCGGCGTCAGGCGAACGCAAAGGGATGTTCGTTACCGTCATCGGCGGGCCAGGTGGTTCGGGTCTATTAAGTGCCGAAAACTACACATCCTATTTCGATCCGCGCATCACTGAGAACTTCGATATTGTGTTCTTTGACCAACGCGGCATCAACATGTCCGGCGGGTTATTCTGCGTCAACGCCGCGACAGAATACTATCGCACTGATACTGATGCAACCACACCGGAAGGTGAGGATCAACTACGTGAGGTCACACAAAAGTTTGTGGATGACTGCGTTTCAGAAATGGGCGAGACTGACCTGCTACCCTACCTTGACACCGTGCAGGCGGTGGAAGATCTCGAATCCTTCCGCGAGTTGATGGGCGATGAAAAGTTCTGGCTGTATGGCGAAAGCTACGGGACGCAGTTCGGGCAGATCTACGCCAAAGCGCATCCCGATCACATTGCGGGTCTGATCCTTGACGGGACAGTTGACCTCACCCAAACCGACATTGAATTTCTCAAAGGGCAGGCCGCCGCTTTCAATGATGTATTGGTCGCTACACTCGAAGCCTGCAACGCAGATGAAGCCTGTGCCGCCGATATGGGGCGCGATGCATTGACCATTTACGATGAACTGTCAACGCAGTTGAAGCAGGCGCCTGCTACTTTCGAATATACACTTCCCAACGGTGCGGTCGAGCAACGTGAGTTTAACTTCGCCGACCTCGAGTCCGCTTCGGGCTTCCTGTATTCTGAGACTGCCCGCATGATCTTTCTGCGTGCCCTTGCCTCCTACGCTCGCGATGGGTCGCTCGTGCCACTGGCCCGCGTAGTCTACAATGCACTGTACATCAACCCGGATACACAGGATGCACTGCTGGATCCATCCTGGTCAGATGCCATTTACTATGGCGTAACCTGCCGCGACTATGCTGAACCGGGCAAGACACCTGAGGAACAAGCCTCGATCTTCATCAAGGAGGGTGACGAGGTAGATACCGGCTTGTCGCATTTCTCCTCGGTCTTTTACGGCGACTTTCCCTGTGTGTATTGGCCGTACCCAGCAGATGATTCCAATCCGGCGCCGTTTGCTGAACCGTTCACAGGTGATGGACATCCAACGCTCGTTCTCAATGGCACTACCGATCCTGCCACACCATATGAAGGCGCGAAGAATGTATTCACGCATCTTTCGGATGGATATATGGTCACCGAGACCGGCGGTCCGCATGTCATCTTTGGCTGGGGTAACGAATGTGTGGATACCCTTGTGACGGATTTCCTCGTCGAGGGCAAACTCCCTGCAGAAAGGGAAACGGTATGCGAGGGTGTTGTGGCAGATGATTTCGTTCCACTTGCTTTGGCAGATGCCTCCGGTTACAAGAATCCGCTCGATGCACTCGCAGATGTAGATAACGAAATCTACTACCTGCCCGAACACTATTACGTCCTTGACGGTAATACCCAGTCCTTTGCCTGTCCCTATGGCGGGACATTTGCTTATGAATCGAGTGACACCGCTAACACCTATCAATTTGACAACTGCGCCTTCTCAGACGGCTTTGCACTTACTGGCAACGGCTCATACATCTATGATGATAGCCTGCTCACCTTTGAGGTGGATGTGACTGGGCTAAAAGACGGCTCCCTCACCTACACGCGTGATAGTGAGTGGGCGATTACGGTCGCCGGCGTATACGATGGCGAAAAAGTAGATCTTTCAAAGTAATTAATAAGCCAACTCCCAGATCTGTGCAATTGATCGAGTTCCAAATGCCCTCTCTGTTATGGAGAGGGCATTTTATTGTCCGCTGTTCTGTGTGATAATTTCTGGAACTTCAACGGAACACATTCCGTTTATAGATGTAAATCCATAGAAAAGGGAAATAAAATATGTCAAAACGATTTGCTCTAATTCTTTTGTTGATGGTCCTGACCACAGCCTGTTCCAGTCAAGTTACCGTGTTAACACCGCAGGCAGAGGAAGTTCAAAGCACATTGCCTGTTCCATTGAACACGATGGAAACCGCCCCGACAGCCACCGCAACGCCATTAACCCTTACGGCAACTGAACAAGCCCTGCCAATACCGACACTTGACTTGATCTGTCTGGGCGCACCGCCGCCACATATCGGAGTTGGTCAGGAAGTCCAGGTCATGGTTGAAGATTCGGACAAGCTGAAGTTAAGGTCTGAGCGCAGAACTTCGTCTGACGCAGTGAAAATGGAACTGGCCCAATTTACCATGCTGAAAGTTCTGGAAGGACCGTACTGCGTCCATTCAGATGAGGCGGGAACTTCCTTTTGGTTTTGGTCTGTAAAGGTTATTCCCAGCGGAGAAACTGGCTGGGTGGCTGAAGGCGACTTATCTCATTACTACATCGAAGCGTTAACTCCTGTGACAACGGCGATACCTACAGCGTTAACCTGTGTCGGTGTAGATGCCCCACGTATTGCGATCGGCCAACAAGTCACTGTTGTGACAGAAGATACCGACAAATTGAAGTTACGAGAAATCCCCGTCATGTCTCCCGACACAGTGGTAAGAGATTTGGATAAGTTCACCAAGCTGAATGTTTTGGATGGCCCTGTTTGCGGCTATTCCAAGGAGACGTCGATCTATTACTGGTTATGGAAAGTGGAAGTCCTTCCGAATGGAGAGATCGGTTGGGTTGCTGAAGGAGACTTTTTCCATCACTTTGTAGAATAGGTAACGACGAAAGATAACTAAACCTGACCCTGCTCAAAGCAATTAACTGCCATCTACCCTAACGGACACATCCCAAATGGTAGATGGCAGTTTGTTGTCTATTTTTCTGCTCACAATCAACCACGAATGAAAGGGTAAAATAACAAGTGTGACAACCCATCCCACCGGAGCTCTCCATGCTTGAATACGTCAATCTCGATCTGGCTTTAGGGCAAGAGGAATACAAAAAGAAATTAGGGCCGCTACAGCAACGTCTCTATGAATTGGAACACGCGGTCTTCAACGCGAACGTTCCCGTCATCATTGTGTTCGAGGGCTGGTCCGCCACAGGCAAGGGACGGCTGATCAGTTTGCTCGCTGAGCGCCTCGACCCGCGCGGCTTCCGCGTTGTCCCGATCACGCCGCCACGCACGGCCGAACTGCGCTACCCGTGGATGTGGCGCTTCTGGCGCAAGATCCCTGCCCGCGGACAAATGGTCGCGTTCGACACATCCTGGTATCGCAGGGTCTTAATCGACCGCCTGGACAAAACGATCAAGAAAAATGAACTCCGCACTGCGTATCAAGACATCGCGGAATTCGAAGAGATGTTGACCGCCGATGGAACTGTC
Proteins encoded in this window:
- a CDS encoding IS481 family transposase, whose product is MPWKAKTTMSQRQEFVELALKENANIRALCREFGITPRTGYKWIKRYREEGANGLYDRSRRPQHSPLKSSSILEEAVLKVRRAHPTWGGRKIQWKLVQDGIKLPPAASTITAILSRNEMLDCKESIKHSPVQRFEMEYPNQLWQMDFKGHFEMANGLLCHPLTVIDDHSRFLIGLKACPYQHSRAVREHLKDIFSCYGLPERMLMDNGAIWKGFHTKLTSWLVRLGIQVVHGRIHHPQTQGKDERLHRTLKNELLIRQPFYDLDDCQYKFDVWRNSYNYERPHQALDMQPPGSHYQPSSRTFTGNFPPIEYEANDILRKIDCLGKLQYLGRKFRIGKAFKKTLVALRPTEMDGVLNVFFFKQRIAQINLLADNP
- a CDS encoding prolyl oligopeptidase family serine peptidase; protein product: MKELDLRPDAPWRQRFRATDILSAVVARQNPDRGLVCTNKDGAYQLYAWDIPSNELTQVTHQPAGVMLGIISPDGKSIYYLKDEGGNEIGHYVKVPFEGGNDEDISPNMPPYSSYVIFQSWAGNVLGFIAAGKDGFNIHIKSNDGEPEPIYHSEDVIGSPVLSSDGKFLAFRSSERTKSMDRSLLVLNVETAEKVNELWDENASIGTPIFSPVRGDARLVCTTSQSGFERPLIWNTSTGERIPLQVDEIPGSIFPHAWSNDSKQILLCQIYQAQYQLYRYDVGMHTVTKLEHPVGTVGVFTGAYFAGQNEIWVTWQDAANPSCLVALDAKTGAQTRIILEAGSVPQGKPFRSITLVSENGDTIQGWLTVPDGAGPFPTILDTHGGPTWVMSSLFDPGAQCWVDHGYAYFTLNYHGSTTFGKKFENSIWGNLGDLEVQDMAAACKWLTENKIARPDAILLTGISYGGYLTLQAIGRRPELWAGGMAVIAIADWKISYEDESDAMRGIQRAYFGGTPEDVPDAIRKGSPITYVEQVRAPLLVIQGENDTSCPPRQMKVYEEKLLALGKQIEVHWFNGGHSSLDQEQQIQNQEKMLNFAYRIFG
- a CDS encoding alpha/beta hydrolase, with protein sequence MKKTLVSLVILVLFVGACAAPTAVPTATTVPTETVSAPTESVATEIPQEDTASRLERLGGYPCPDNSFTCINVTVPLDHFDPQDGRTIDVVFAVQPASGERKGMFVTVIGGPGGSGLLSAENYTSYFDPRITENFDIVFFDQRGINMSGGLFCVNAATEYYRTDTDATTPEGEDQLREVTQKFVDDCVSEMGETDLLPYLDTVQAVEDLESFRELMGDEKFWLYGESYGTQFGQIYAKAHPDHIAGLILDGTVDLTQTDIEFLKGQAAAFNDVLVATLEACNADEACAADMGRDALTIYDELSTQLKQAPATFEYTLPNGAVEQREFNFADLESASGFLYSETARMIFLRALASYARDGSLVPLARVVYNALYINPDTQDALLDPSWSDAIYYGVTCRDYAEPGKTPEEQASIFIKEGDEVDTGLSHFSSVFYGDFPCVYWPYPADDSNPAPFAEPFTGDGHPTLVLNGTTDPATPYEGAKNVFTHLSDGYMVTETGGPHVIFGWGNECVDTLVTDFLVEGKLPAERETVCEGVVADDFVPLALADASGYKNPLDALADVDNEIYYLPEHYYVLDGNTQSFACPYGGTFAYESSDTANTYQFDNCAFSDGFALTGNGSYIYDDSLLTFEVDVTGLKDGSLTYTRDSEWAITVAGVYDGEKVDLSK